One Argentina anserina chromosome 6, drPotAnse1.1, whole genome shotgun sequence genomic window, ggaaaagaaaaaagggaaGTCCACGTAGGAGGGTGTCAGTCCGCCAGCCTCACCGTCACAACTCACAAGGTAATTGAGGAATGACTAAATAGACATACCTCTCCACCCCACCGGGACATCAATCCATTTCTCTTTCCTTCCCGTCACCATTATATTCCGTCCATTTTTCTATATACCCAAACTAGACGAACACAACCAACCACCACTAGGGTTTTCCATTATATTCCACTtccttccaaaatcaaaaccccCAAAACAGAAACCCGATTGAGACCGCAATCCAAGTCATTGAATATTCTGACATTGGAAAGTTTCCGGAAATGGATGAGAGTGTGGGAGATGTAGCTGCAGTGTGAAGCCTAGGGTTTTTGCTTTGGGGCCCTTCGATCGGAGAAAGGGCCTCTAAGTTTTGTTCAAGGTCAGAAATGAAGGAGCTCATTGGTAGACCGGGGTCGGTTACTGGGTTACTGCTTAGAGTCGGCCAATTTGGCTCTGCTGCCGCCGCCATCGCTGTTATGGTCTCCGCCGATCGCTTCGCCACTTTCACCGCCTTCTGGTAACtttctctttttcctttttttgttgttgataattttaattttctctGTTGTAGTCTGTAGCGATGTTGATATAAGAGAACTGAaagttttattcttttttggtcaaaattaatcaattattgGAGTGATGGTTTTGCTTGATGTGAAATTTCATGTCTTGGTGTGCCACCTTGCCTTATTCAGCTGCATTTAGATTTAAAGATTATGTGCTCAAACTGTGGTTTTGCGGTTTCGTGATTTGCTTGGACTGATTGTTTAAGTAAACGTTGTTGAAATGGAAAATTCAAACAGCCAGGAATCTGAGGAAGTAGTGTTGGCATTTGGTAATCATTTTGCTAATGAGAGATGTGATGGATGCAACTAGATAGTAGAACTACATAGGTCGGGCGGAGATGTTtcatttgagttattttgctTTCTCTTATTGACTACCTTGTTGATATAATGATATGTAAGTGCAGAAACCGTCCACTCATGAGTTATATTTCGGCGACATTTCCTTGGTGTTTTGAAATGTGAGGCCTTGTTTCCTTGCATCTTTTGACATAGACCTGCAGCCAAACTAGTTATAGATCTACCCTTTCAGTAACACCTTGTGTTTAAAGAGTATGCACTTATTATCAATGTCGGAATCTGAAAGTGATAGCAATTTGACAGTGTTGTTTGTGCTGCATGTTTGATTTGCAATGTTGGTGGATTGTTGATCATGTATCAATTTATTATTTCTTGCTTATTCAACTACTCTGTTAGAAATGCTATGTTAATCTCTGTCTTCTGGCTCAGCTATTTGATTGCGTCAATGGGGCTTCAAGTGCTATGGAGCTTTGGGCTTGCTTGTCTTGATATTTATGCTTTGAGGAGAAAGAGGGACCTCCAAAATCCAATCCTAGTTAGCCTGTTTGTTGTCGGTGATTGGGTATTTCTCCCACTTTATACTCTATTTTTTCAAGTTCAGAACGTCTTTTAATATTTCATACAAACTCTGTCTTGCTAGAATATGAGTCAGTTGTACACACGTATATCTGCTAATTGTGGCAGATATTATATTTTGAACGTCTTTGGGAGTTCCTCAGTATGAAATACATTTATCTGCAGTTGAATTTACAATTCAAGTGCCTCCAATTAAGTTCACGTGGTTACTCCTACATAAACCTAATAAATTCTTCTCCAAGACGCACCTATTAAAAAATCTTCTCTAAGACGCACCTATTAAATTTTACTTTGACACAAAATTACTCTTTATATAATCCTAATGCCTCCTATTAAGTTCATGTGGTTACTCTAAACTCATAAACCTATTAAGTTCTTCCCCAAGACGCACCTATAAAATGTTACTTTGACactaaattactttttatataattCCACCAACTTTAACAAGCATTTCATGTACCACCTAAAGCACTCTCAACCACACATTTCTTGTAGTCGATAAGTTTTATACTTTTACATGTCCAAATGATCCTCTAAGTAGATTAGTTTCTGCTCTGAGCCAGATATACTACATTTAGGAGCTTCGTAGTTACAACAATTGAAAAGGGCATTACATGGTAGAGATTAGGTGACTGTTATGGTAGCGCGTTTCTTTGTCAGTTTAGGGGGACATAACATTACTTTCTCCTATTTCAAGTGAAATCACAATTATTGCTATTGGCATGTTAATTTCACTATGTTCTTTTGGACTGCTGCTACTTTTTAGTCTGTTTGTAATTAGATGGTTAATCTTGGTCTCTCCTGATGAAAGGTTTTAGGTtggatatttgttttatttatttatgtggatataaagatacagaGGCCATTGTTGGCTTCTTCCTATCGAATGATATACTAATCGTTTCAATTGTACAGGTAACAGCTACTTTATCACTGGCTGCTGCAAGCGCTTCAGCAGGAATAGTAATTTTATATGCAAAGGACACAAACTTCTGCACGTCAAAATGGGATATACCATGCCAGAAGTTCCAGATCTCAGTGGCTTTTGCTTTCCTTACTTGGGCCTTTATTGCCATATCTTCTCATGTGATGTTTTGGATCCTATTAGCTTCGGTCTAGAGATTCTTGCTGtccttttctttctcctctgGGCCTGCTGCTGACATACATGTAAGTTACAGCATTCATTTGTTTTCTATGTAAATGAAAAGGTTTCTGTAACATGCCTTATCTTTTCTGGGGCAGCTCTCCGAATCCTCgtatttgagtttctttctgtccAGTCATGTTACTTGAACACCTGCATCGTATCCTACTCTACTGTGTCATTTCTAGTATGCTAAACCTCTAGGATCGACGTGGAATTTACTTACACAGTTACACTGCCGAtcagccttttttttttcttttttttttttccaataccaCTAGGAGTTCAACCTCCCCAATGAGTTGATGAGTGTGGGGTTCCCTCCTGGCCTACAAGGCTAAGCTAGATGAAATTGAATCCCCAAAATGCTAAAATCGATTTGTGCATCCAAGAATTGGACTCGCCGTTGAGATTTGTACATGAATATACCATAAATGATAGTGTTGTTTTCAGAAAACTCTGGCTCAGGGTCGGACTTTTCTTCCCTCAAATCTGTAGTCATCTTGTAGGTCTGTTCTTAAATTTGTTCTCCTTTTCATAATCTGTTCCAAATGTTAGAGGTAATATAATTTAGGTACTGATATATTAGGTTATCATTTGGGTTCAAACTGCAAAGAATGTAGATCGCTATTATGGAAATGTAGAATAACTGAGCAAGTTCTAATAAATTGAAGCAATAGTCTACTTCCCCAGCTACCCTCATCTCTGTGAACCAAGTGTCTTATCAGTTGTAAACCCTTGTTGGTTCAGCTGCGTGAAAACTTAATAGACGGTTGGATAGTACAGACTGCCGAATATGTTTGTACTTCGTCTCCAATCTCTGCAGCCTTTGTTATGCTTAAACGTGGCATGTTATGTAATATCAAGTGGCTTCTGTGACACCAAGCCTTGTATATAAATGCAAATGCAGTCTTAGAGGGCCTGCGTTGGATCATTGGCTTGTACATTCCCTTGAAAATTGAAACCTTCACATGGGAGCCATTTCCTTACATGAACGGGTAACGTTTCTTGATTGTGATGAAGTAAACAACAAAGcatatcagtcctttgcaaGTTTGCACGAGTATGTTCCCCTGTCCACTTAAAATTGCAAGATCCGAGACACTCCCTACTCTGTGTAGCAACCCAATAATGTGGTTCCTTAATTTCCAGTTCTAGAGGATTTTTCTGTTTCATTTTACACTTATTTGAGTTGTTTCATATGGTTATGGACTAGCTAGCGTCTATCACATTAAAGACAGAGTTGATCGTATACGTAAGCTATCTCAACCCAGAACCCGGTGATATAAATTATGTTCTAATTTCAATAGTATTTACCAGGAGTAGATTAATTTTCCAAATGTCTAAGATTTATATCAAGGGGTTCCCTTCACCAAATATGATTGAACCATTTACATTTCTGAGTTTTGGTTGATGGAAAAGATTGATAGTTCTgcatatgtcttgccaaaatGATTTGGGCAAAATCATGATATTAGAACAGGATGTGAATACATCATACGAGTAGTGCCGTCCCATGACCAAGTAAAGCTTAAAGCAaaaactaggggtgggcataaaaaacgaaaatctcgatcccgtcccgaaattcgtagggacgggacgggacggaggtctaaaaacgttcgtcccatcccgatcccgtcccgtttcataatagtgggatgggacgtgggacgaataatttatatcccgcttcgtcccgtctcgtcccacctttaatgaaaacttaaaaattcttatatatttgtatcaaaatgaaactaatttatgttcttaataactccaaaattatatcaattcaaataataatggtaaattataatattttgaacataatatgtattttttttgttaaaatttcattattaaatgttttttgttaatgaaaaagtaaaaatataggtttttatttaactttatcggaatgtgggatttgtcttgtcccgtcccgatcgggataaatcccgagtgggatgcattcttaaaaacccttttcccgtcccgatcccgtcccgattcaaaagagtgggacgggacgtgggatgagcctcgtcccgtcccatcccgtcccgtgcccacccctagcaAAAACTAAGAGAAGCcttgtattaaaaaaataaaataaaataataaacacTTGATATTCACATGTCTTTCATAGCAAAATGTATTACATAGATGATGAATAAATTAGATTACATACGTAATAGCATTAACAACATATAAGAAGCTAGCTTGATACAAAAGGTATGCTAAAACAATTCTATGTTCAGTTGAATGCCACTTTTCTTGTCTTCTGAAATGTAAAAAGGTTGATCAAATTATCATATTTGAACTGTTTGAACAACTTTATTTCAATATACAACATGGCCAATCCATTCAACCGTTCTTGTGACATGGTTGATCGTGAGTACGTTTTTATAAGCTTGAGAGCTTAAATAGAGGAAGATTGGAAGAGATTAGAGATATTATCGTTTAGATTGAGAGCTTAGAGCAACGTTCTATTCCCAAATTGATGAAAGATTGAGGACAATTTTTTGGCTTTTTCTTTCTAATCCGAATTTGAGAAACGTTAGAGTCTAACATAGCCTCACATGTGTGCTACTTCGCAGACTTTTCTCGTCTatctctatttttttaataagtatatatatgtggGATGTAAAGAGGAGGCCTTCCCATTTATGGGGCCCAAGTCTTGGCCCTTGCCTGCCTTGGTCTTAGGCTACCGATGTGCCCTTGCTGGCCTTAGTTGCTGAAACCTCATTTGTAACGACACGAATAATGTACTCAATTTCGTCAGCAACTTCTTTCATCGAGGGTCGATTTTGCCTCCTCTCATCCAAGCATGCAGCAGCCAGAGACCCCAGTGCCTTCATGGTCTCCAGCTCCATTGTGCCAGCCTCTTCTTTAAGCTTAGGATCGATAGCATCATTCAGTCTCTCTTCCCTTAAAATGTTCTTAACATAAACCACCAGGTTCACGTCGTCTTCTTGTCTGTTGAAATCAATAGCTTTCTTACCAGTCAACAGCTCTAACAGCACAACTCCAAAGCTATAGACATCACTCTTGTCAGTCAATTGGAAGTTCAAGTAATAGTCGGGGTCCAGGTACCCCAAGGTTCCCTGAGCACATGTTGTAATGTGACTTGATTCGGGCACGGCCAACCTCGACAGACCAAAATCAGCAACCTTAGCATTAAGCTTCTCATCGAGTAAAATGTTGCTCGACTTTATGTCGCGGTGGTAAATCTTCGGCTCAACTGAATCGTGCAGATAGGCAAGTCCTTCA contains:
- the LOC126801062 gene encoding CASP-like protein 5B2, with the protein product MKELIGRPGSVTGLLLRVGQFGSAAAAIAVMVSADRFATFTAFCYLIASMGLQVLWSFGLACLDIYALRRKRDLQNPILVSLFVVGDWVTATLSLAAASASAGIVILYAKDTNFCTSKWDIPCQKFQISVAFAFLTWAFIAISSHVMFWILLASV